The genomic region ttaatGATCAgtgattagttaatgattattagtaaatgatcagtatatgatttattgatgaagttgtaagctggtctgtgttcaaaagcacaaacatgcaggtatgctaaagcactatttttaagaagagtaatttatttgttttgaagtggataaacatttataaatgccttacagtcaggtgattccagtggattatattaaatcctttcactcatcagcacagacttgtgttctgtgtggaatgTGTGGGGTCTAGTGATGAAGTGAACCTCTGATCTGGATTTACCTTCTactgaagctcacatcaggtgcacagagttaaacactccatgtgtgtcagagaagacagctgtctataccctcaccagtcagcacttacactgcagtacacactacaaagtgtttaacacctgttatagatgatgtgtaaatgcatgaataaatcatttacaaagctttctgcatcccctattctaaagtgtaaactattcggtaacactttataataatgttcagttataagtcatttatgaattattagttaatgattaacaaatcatttacaaaacatgaatatacatttataaattattgatAAGTGATCtactaatattttatgaatgttttataaattccgttataagtcatttataaattatttgttaattatgaacaaatcatttacaaaacatggctatacgttcataaatgattaagtgatatgttaacattttatgaatgttttattagttCAGTTGTGAGACACaagttattagttaatgatgaacatcatttacaaaacattacaatatacgttcataaatgattaatacctgttatgctaacaatttacaaatgtgttgtaagttctcaattaaataaatcaaacagatcattagtagatggtttataaattattaaagacATTATCACTTATAATAACTGAagtatttatgacaaaattgttttagtatcattatctcaaacaattgttaatcatgaacaaatgttgaacaaaccattagtatattatcattagtaaatgatcagtatatgatttattgatatGATTCCTCTGATCAGCATTTCCATCCTTTTAAGCGTCGCGCTGAATCAAACACAGCAACTCAAATTCGGCATGTCGCAAACACTCTATGGTAGTCGCAAATCACATGTGACAGCCAATAAGGAGCGAGGTTTGACGTCACTGCCGCAAACCTGTGACGTATTGTTAGACGCgccaattttaatttgaaagttatGAAACGGCGGATTGATACGATTATTAATGTATAATGGTTATATTACGTTATAAGAATATTCACCTGACTGtaaggcatttataaatgtttatccacttcaaaacaaataaattactcttcttaaaaatagtgctttagcatacctgcatgtttgtgcttttgaacacagaccagcttacaacttcatcaataaatcatatactgatcatttactaatgATAATTTACTAATACTCATTAACGAATCActgatcattaactaataaattataaatgatttatagccaaattaataaaacattcataaaatgttagtatatcacttaatcatatatgaatgtatattcatgttttgtaaatgatttgttgaacattatctaataatttataaatgacctataactgaattaataaaacattcataatatataaacatatcacttatcaatcatttatgaacatataatcatgttttgtaaatggttagttcatcattaactaataatttacaagtgacttataactgaatattataaagtgttaccaaatattatatatgtgttcacaagacttctgggtattggaggttgtaaactagagtttttgcttcagaatgatgctgcctgcttgttcatataaaacaatagagtgatttaaattttgtaagacactttttgtcaagaaacacagtatgcatggaggcttgaatcatcatgaataatgggtgattctcacctgagaagacaaaagaatcacataataatgacctgaaatgacttgcataataatgagcacTTTCGGTCAGGTAGgttgtgaaaaaaccctctgtgatcatgtctcaagctcatcatatggtgtatatcaaacatacagaaaaaacagcaatactgtgaaatattattacaatttaaaataatggtattctattatattctttaaaatgtaatgtatttctgtgatgcaaagtgtctgaacaattatgtggcatttcatataggcttttagcttaaaagcatacaaatttggagaaatatggatggattctcatatgtttgtcaattttctatacagagtagtaatatttattcaatatttattgtcatcactatgaacgctggatactgttttcaattcatacttgcagccggagggcgctctgtacacctttagtccacaaatttatctaaagaagaacagttcatgtgactctccaggaactgaactaacagaggccagagatcactaactatggctattcaaaacacttttcaagacaataaatacacgattgagacaatgtatgcatgtattgactgaatttgcatctgaatagaaGCTAATACTAACAAATTACTGCATTAGCTCACTACTTGATGTCCAATGCTATTTTCTGTCAAGACTTGtataaattatgtcattttctttgtttaatttttttttttccaatcttTCACAGATGGAGTACTGTTCTTAAGGCAGACCACCAGCTTGTTGTTTTGTTCAGCACAGAACAGGTTCTCTTTGAAGTCTCTTTGATTCATTGTGGATATTTTTTCTATCAGTGCATAAGGAGAGCCTGTAAATAAACTTGATaaggttttgtttgtttcagagAGGAGAGCACTGGCTGTATGCTCATAGATTTAACCCCAACATACTTGTGAAACACAGACTTGAGACTGAACCTTGTCTCTCTGCACCTATCAGCTTCTCTGCCAGATGCAGGGGTAGTAACATACACCTGTTGTACTTGTGTAAGTCTCTTTTCATTCATTGTCACCTTACAAGAAAGACAATTTTGTACTACTAGCAACCCAATTACTCTGCATTATTTTAGATTTGAATGGCAGCTTATATGAGAGTGTGTTGCCACTCAGAAGTTCAGCTACAGGAGCTGAAGGTGTCCAGGCTCTACCTCGCTCCCTGCTTCTCAATCTGCCTCTGGGAGAGGAAGAACTGATATCTGGTGCTGCTGTTATGCTTGATGAGGCACATGTAGCTGTAGTTGGATTCCCCCACCCCTCTGCTGGACATTGCAAAGGTGATGCTCCTTCCTTAATCCTGATATTTCATCTTATTCTCTAGGGGAGTGCAATATTATAGTTGATGATATATATCTTTATTATGCAAGCTGATATTATTGACCATGTAActcactttgtaaaaaaaaaaaaaaaaaaaaaaatcaaacgaTACCTTGAGAGTCTGCATCACTGTGTGATATGGCCTAGTATGAAAGACTCGAGCTGCGTTTCCACctcaggaactttccccaggaactagggactttggggtggtactcggtGTTTCAAATAGGGATAGGTACATAGAAGCTGTATTGTTTTTGGACCGATACATAATTGGGTCAGTACCGGACTACCGATAAGCTTTAGGACAAACAATACTGTTATCGATACTTGTGGTGTTGTATCTCCCTATATATTGGTGTTAATGGCAAATTAGAAGCTGCTGCTTGACATTTATCAACGAAGGAGGCAAGACCAGTAATATAATGAAACATTTACAAACATAACACGCCATCTACCTCAACCAATGCACTGTATTTactgtttctctgtcctctcCCAGCTCCAATTCCCCTGCCTCAGGCGAAGGTAACATTCATTATAAAACAGGTCTTTAGTTAATACCATTGGGAATCAAATACTTGAGGTCAGGAATCGGATACttgttataaaattaaaatttggaTTCCTCTTAATGATTCCTTTGTGCATTTCAATATGactttaaaccattcaagcgccAGACGACTCACgtgctgttttctgtgctgcacGCACATCCAACGTGCACTCATAGAAAAAAGTGAATTTAAAGCATTTACACACAAGACATCTTGTGCGCTGTTTATAACAATTATGCTATCAGTCTCATagtgaaaaacattttataaacgGTAGAAGTGAAATCTTGTTGTAGTTTTGAAATCTGGGTAGTcttgtgttttaaaatcacaTACAGGGGAAGTTTGGTCCCGTGAACGAGGCATGAAAAAATGAAAGTCACGCGGGTCTTAGATGGTTAGCTTTTCTTTGACTGTTTGTTTTTAAGACTGTCTTTTTGCCCTTGCGATCTTCTAAAATTACACTGTGACAAGCTGTATTTCTTGTCACAATCGTTTTACGTGTATTTGGCGCCACCTATTGTTGCTGGTTTATTATTTACATGTAAAAGTCTAGACCCTGAATATAAGACTATCCTGTTTTTTCAGATGtatttctaagaaaaaaaaacattgtcttATATTCATAACAGTTATACAAGTAGTGCAGTTTCATTCCGCTTTTGGCGTGTAAACCTTATATTGAACATTTACTGAACTTTGTTATAATTTTATAGAGAAATTATATTGCGGTAATTAtcgttattattttattgcctAGCCCTATCCTCCTCCTCATTgttattgtattgtttttttccattaattGTTGCTTTCTGATCATGTTAATATCTTTTTAACAGGGACGAGCTTGTACAATATAAGACTTTTGCAAACACATCGTGTTACAAACAGAATATCTTCTACTTATCTTTATCCCAGAAATTATCAATCTTGCACACCCCTACTCTTCACATTCTTATCAATGACATTTAGTGCTGGATATTTTACTCCCTTCCCTCTTTTATCACTTGATATCTGATTGGTGCAATGATCACTGGAATGTTGTCATTCATAGATTACCTTTGCATCTGGAACACACATTTCCAAACTCTTCAGGCTAGTAAAGAAATGGCTGGAAGGATCTATAGTCAggtgtgatttttattattgtatttatttgtttgtttgtttgtttttgtttattttttacttttcacAAAGATAATACACAAGTTTAATACtgcactaaaacacattttctccTGAATACAGTTGTGGTGTTATTCTGGGAAGCTATACGTCCCTCATGGGAAGATGCTCTCAGTAATTCCTTTTGAGTGCCAGAAGTCATCTCTTGCAGCTACAATGGGAAAACTGAAGCAGAGTCAGAGTGGTAAAGACTTTTCTGCTGAAATATGAAACATATGCCGTACTTTTCTAGAGTGACATATGAAAGGTGGCAAAACATGCCATGATGTTTTGTCTTCGTCAGAATCCAAGTCATGTAGCCTTTTGTCTTCCTGGACTGCCCAGCCTCTTGGTGACATCACCCAGACACCAGGAATCAAGAGCAGGATGTCAACAAGAAATGTAAGAGACAAGAGAATTCTTTCCTAGAATTCTGTTTTTGCAGTGGGGAGGTTCATGCAATCCCCACCCCAAACACTTACTTTGCCATAACTGAATGCAAAACATGAGGGTCAGCATGTAAAGAGGGGGTAATCACTGGCAGCTGAGTAATAGTGAGAGAGGTGCATGTATTCAATTATATGAAGACTGTCTCACATACATTATGGTATACATGTTGAGATAATCCATCATAGTCATACAGCCTGTTAGGAGCTATAAATACGATATGAAAATTAAACTTGTCAACAGAATTGTTTAGCTTGGGCAAACCATTCAAACAACCACTGCGCTACATGAGCAGCTTATCTAGATCATGGTTAGTAGGGTTGTCAAACATGCCAGAACTACAGGTACAAGTCGGTACTAAAAGAATTTCTGCAATGCCAAAAGCACAGAGTGCTGGGTATATTCGGTGCTTGCTGATAGAcactgctttcaaacgctctcGTTCGTGTTTGTTTGAGCACTCTGTgcatcaaaggtttctatttacagcatttttacaagCATTTTTACATCATTATTGATCTTGAAGACGTCCACGATCTACTGTTCAAGTGAATCATAAAGATTGTGATCTTTTATGTCCTcgtaataatattaaaatacagaaattaCTGCCTACTAGATCACCTGTGCTTAATGGCAAAATTATATCCTGTGTCATGTGTCTTTCATGTGTGGTGACGCATTTGAAAAACAATTCAACAGCAGTAGGACTGTGCACAACAGGATCGGTGCCAAGTGGGGTGCATTCACAGGTCATGCCCCCCAAACAAGTTACTGTGCCCCCACCCAATGGTGTGCTTTCTCCCCTCCTGAAAAGCGTAAACTTAACGTTCAAATCAGTCAAATCATGTTACGTTATAAAGCATGTCTACTGCGGGAcatgctttattttaaaaaagagtCATTAAAGCCCATTAAACTGCAAAAGAAAAGAACTTTGTGTGTGCGCTGCGAGATGGAGAAACATTTGGGAAAGAAATTGCGTGTCATTTTATTAGTTCCATGCATTCAGTCTTAAAGCCTAATGCAaatacctgctgctgtctgtatcattaaagggttagttcatccaaaaatgaaatttgtcattaattactcaccctcatgtcgttccacacccttaagaccttcgttcatcttctgaacacaaaatattatatttttgttgaaatccgagcggtatatgactcgtccatatacatcaatataatcaccactttcaaggtccagaaaggtactaaagacatcgttaataGTCAACataactgcagtggttcaaccttaattttatgaagcaacgagaatacttttttgtgcaaaaacaagacaaaaatgtcttttattATTGATTGCATGTTTTGAAGCTACAGTTAATTCTTAACATACAACTGTTTTGATTTGATCTAAACTTTAGAAGCCTAAAATAAACTTCTaggatttaaaataaatattatgaataaTGTAAACAATACAATTTTAGATTCTGCTCTGTTTCTGTTAACCAAATAATCAAGTATATGATTGCCCATTATGCTGGGAGAACATGGGTCATCGGGTTTTAACTAAAATTTAAGTTGAATTTAAgaactttattttacagaagtGTACTACAGTGTATTTTTGTATATGTGCACTACAGTATATTGTATGGGACTGGCTCAgtttttaaatggaaaattaaaaaaaatcactttgttGAACGTTGCAGTCCCCTGTGCTAAACAAACTATTAACACCGAAAATTTAACCTATTGTAGTTCTTAAAATTTGAAATACCATATAATTACATTGTAACTTGTGAATATACTGAACTATGTTGTCTTTTTGTGTGTGGCACTATTAGTAGTATGCAGAAAACATTCAACTGCAGTGCATAATCAATTTATGATCCATCAAGCACTCTGTCACTTATTATATTCTTTACTTTTTCTTGCAGACATCTATTGTAAAGTCTGCACTAACAGTGGATCAACTTATAGAACACATTAAGGTATAAAGCTTCCTCTGTCATTActaaaatgtcagaattctttttttttttttttacattcaagaTAAGTTAAGTCTTGTAATCACACAAATTCCTACATGGCTAATTCGATAATTCAAATACATGTGCACAGTTGTGTAGTTATTTGTGTAAGCTTATttgcaattatatttttactaagaTGTGTACACAGTTGTACTCAAGTTTGCATACCCTTTGCAAGGTGTTTATCaaagaaaattttttttttgtttttttttttttgttttagtatGTTAGAAGCAATTCACACAACAGACATGAactatttatattacatttctgAACAAAATAACTGAATTTACACATTAGCTGGTTCAACGTCTTGGTTCTTATGGTGGTGTGTAGCTTTCtctgattaaaggattagtccacttttaaataaaattttcctgataatttactcacccccatgtcaaccaagatgttcatgtctttctttctgcagtcgaaaagaaattaaggtttttgatgaaaacattccaggaacgatcggtcatttaaaaaaaaaaaatcaactgtatatgctttatataaacagattttaagaatttaaagaaTGTGGAAAGCGGTAGCACGTACAAGGTGATcatctgtttatataaagcatatacagttgtattttattttttaaatgaccgatcgtttcactagataagacccttattcctcgtctggtatcgtttaaagccatttgaagctgcactgaaactgtaattttgaccttcaaccatctggaggccattgaagtccactataaggagaataatcctggaatgttttcatcaaaaacctttttcttttcgactaacgaaagaaagacatgaacatcttgggtgacatgggggtgagaaaattatcaggagaattgtggactaatcctttaatgagtATTTTTTTGATAGTTGTGCATGACACCTTGTTTACACTAGACATGATAAAAGCAAAtaaaacccattataatcattGATGCTACAAATTCCTGACAGTAAACTGATGCTCCATTCTGTTTTTGACATACTTCATGCACTCGCGCTGCTACTGACACGGAATAATAAATTGATTTTCAAAGGTCGCTTTTTCAACAGCCTTTGCAAATGAATTGTTCAATAATTTGTAAAGATGCAATATGTGGTTTTTGCTAGACTGGTGCAGGAGAGGATGTACAAGCAGAGGTGGGTGAGTTTATTCGTCTGACTCCGCAGACTGACCTCCAGCTGGCAACAGGTAGAATGGCATTAGAGCTAGTGTCAAGATCCCAGACAGATGCCAACTTCTACCCTCAGTGTGCATTTCTGCAGCTGTTGGAGACTCGGTACCTCTGCTACAGGTTTGACCACACATGATCGGCTCTGTGGACACATTTTGTCTTCTAGGTACTAGTGTTTTTTGTGTATCTATCCTCATTgtgttcttgttttgtttttttcgaaATGCAGTGTGTGCCCTGAACTGCTGTCACTGGCCATGGTAAAGAAAGACTTCCATCTCTGTCAGATTGCTTTCCAAATTTTTCCTGACATTCCTGAAGCTGTCACCTGTGCTTGTCTTAAAGCTATTCTCAGGTGAGTCCTGTGCTTACCTGCTTAACGACATTCACACCTTTACACCCAATAACACTAAGCTTCAGCGCATTTGTacaaatgtctttttaaaaaatactgatgTAAAACTGATTTTATAAAAATCTTGTCTGACTACAGTACTCCAGACTCAGAGATTGAGACTGTGAATCTTGACACAGAGAGTGTCATCTTCATGAAAGTGCTGACTCAGACTCAAAGTGGATTGGAGGAGGAGGGTGGGCAGCAGAACGGCTTTTGCCCCCCAGCACTAGAGAGTGATGTGTCTGACACCCCCTGCAGCAAGCTACAAAGAGATCCCTTAGCCCTGGATATGAGCTGTCCTGTGGGGTTACACAAGGGTGCTCTTCTGTATCCTTCATCAAAACcagtgtattaaaaaaaaacaatgtatgaCTCTTGTTCTTTtccatttttgtttgttgttctgGATGTTTTCTTTAACCTATAGGATAGAAATGAGGTTCTGCAGACAGCGTACAGTGACAAGACCCTGCTACCACATCTAAAAGATCTCACGGTTCCGGAGGTCATTGTGAGTATCTAGCCTATGTTGGTATAGAGTTTCCCATTATTTGGTATCCTAATTTGTGGAACAGAGGTAGATGCCTTTTCCCCCCTCTCCCCAATGAACATTGGCCAGTTTTTGACCAGGTTTTGTAGGGTCAAAAGAAGTTTTTGTAAAGTGAAGAGTTTGgacctgtcccaaatggcaccctaagcCCTTGCAGCAGAGTCCACACTTTCATGACACACAATGCTGCTTGTTGGGTAGATATCTGCTACGGAGCATGCATCAAGGGAGCAAATAGAGGCCTCAAATGGGGTGCTTGTGCACGCAGCACAAGTGTGCAAGACCGCACaaagctctaaaagaaaatggtgtcattgtccagcttaagcaagttcagtattgattcatcccattgtaaaaatcattagttattaatttagttttaagtaatttaatttagtttatctATACaacagctctggagaaaacagtgatgtcatcgtccagctcagttcaatTCACGTTCAATTCACAttcaatggtgtcaatgcaggcagatcaaaaacatttgctgaatatcaaatgtccacaactaagcaagccagaggcaacagtggcaaggaaaccaaactccatcaggtgacaaaaATGGATGAAAAAACCCTTGGGAGAAGGGCTCAGTCTGGcagccagttctcctctggccaataACAAAcactgcctgaatcataatcatgcactgttATGTGTCTTAAGTCAGATTGGGATCGGaacagtcaaaatatttaatccagttccatctGGCTGAAGATCggattcatcacgccgg from Megalobrama amblycephala isolate DHTTF-2021 linkage group LG7, ASM1881202v1, whole genome shotgun sequence harbors:
- the nol11 gene encoding nucleolar protein 11-like isoform X1; translation: MAALYEGYTLCGVGPAQNSSISGILGIELGRDIDHVLVTDSSRSVTVYKVSDQKPTGSWTVKQGQIITCAAVFNTQSQEYVVVTDNKVVRVWKENDVYMERAFKATVSAAVLRVLSAADSEPVVLFCCGAVRFLDSLLASPQQPIEDVLAEEEMIRWSTVLKADHQLVVLFSTEQRGEHWLYAHRFNPNILVKHRLETEPCLSAPISFSARCRGSNIHLLYLYLNGSLYESVLPLRSSATGAEGVQALPRSLLLNLPLGEEELISGAAVMLDEAHVAVVGFPHPSAGHCKDYLCIWNTHFQTLQASKEMAGRIYSQLWCYSGKLYVPHGKMLSVIPFECQKSSLAATMGKLKQSQSESKSCSLLSSWTAQPLGDITQTPGIKSRMSTRNTSIVKSALTVDQLIEHIKTGAGEDVQAEVGEFIRLTPQTDLQLATGRMALELVSRSQTDANFYPQCAFLQLLETRYLCYSVCPELLSLAMVKKDFHLCQIAFQIFPDIPEAVTCACLKAILSTPDSEIETVNLDTESVIFMKVLTQTQSGLEEEGGQQNGFCPPALESDVSDTPCSKLQRDPLALDMSCPVGLHKGALLNEVLQTAYSDKTLLPHLKDLTVPEVIVFLQYLLFIYLKYSHDAHKQIPALRTPSFSQIIDWICILLDAHFTVLAVAPEAKRLVSDLHKFVRSQVKLYAELGKIEGSLQVLKKSKQSEDFGMYSIEVIELF
- the nol11 gene encoding nucleolar protein 11-like isoform X2; its protein translation is MAALYEGYTLCGVGPAQNSSISGILGIELGRDIDHVLVTDSSRSVTVYKVSDQKPTGSWTVKQGQIITCAAVFNTQSQEYVVVTDNKVVRVWKENDVYMERAFKATVSAAVLRVLSAADSEPVVLFCCGAVRFLDSLLASPQQPIEDVLAEEEMIRWSTVLKADHQLVVLFSTEQRGEHWLYAHRFNPNILVKHRLETEPCLSAPISFSARCRGSNIHLLYLYLNGSLYESVLPLRSSATGAEGVQALPRSLLLNLPLGEEELISGAAVMLDEAHVAVVGFPHPSAGHCKDYLCIWNTHFQTLQASKEMAGRIYSQLWCYSGKLYVPHGKMLSVIPFECQKSSLAATMGKLKQSQSESKSCSLLSSWTAQPLGDITQTPGIKSRMSTRNTGAGEDVQAEVGEFIRLTPQTDLQLATGRMALELVSRSQTDANFYPQCAFLQLLETRYLCYSVCPELLSLAMVKKDFHLCQIAFQIFPDIPEAVTCACLKAILSTPDSEIETVNLDTESVIFMKVLTQTQSGLEEEGGQQNGFCPPALESDVSDTPCSKLQRDPLALDMSCPVGLHKGALLNEVLQTAYSDKTLLPHLKDLTVPEVIVFLQYLLFIYLKYSHDAHKQIPALRTPSFSQIIDWICILLDAHFTVLAVAPEAKRLVSDLHKFVRSQVKLYAELGKIEGSLQVLKKSKQSEDFGMYSIEVIELF